The following proteins come from a genomic window of Tepidiforma thermophila:
- a CDS encoding NAD(P)H-dependent glycerol-3-phosphate dehydrogenase has translation MPAYAVVGATSWGVTLAALLERAGNDVILLVRSELEAHAVRAAGGLERLGTGPVLGPRVHIHPMPLTANHAAGLSGALVAVPSHAFRAAVQAAGLPRSLPVVSAAKGLDLETSSRMTEVLHALGYDPDRTGALSGPNLAHEIIRGLPAAAVIATPDLELGRAWQTALSAGAFRVYASTDVLGVELAGALKNVIAIAAGAAWGLGFGANAVAAIMTRGLAEMTRLGLALGAEVATFNGLAGVGDLAATCFSPLSRNRRFGELLAAGRTPADAVDEIGETVEGAHTAPVSLRLAAAAGVELPITAEVAAVIGGERTVPEAMLRLLGRPLAREELPRR, from the coding sequence ATGCCCGCCTACGCCGTCGTCGGCGCCACCTCTTGGGGCGTCACCCTCGCCGCCCTCCTCGAGCGCGCCGGCAACGACGTCATCCTCCTCGTCCGCTCCGAACTCGAAGCCCATGCCGTCCGCGCCGCCGGCGGCCTCGAGCGCCTCGGCACCGGCCCCGTGCTTGGGCCTCGCGTCCACATCCACCCCATGCCGCTCACCGCCAATCACGCCGCCGGGCTCAGCGGCGCGCTCGTTGCCGTGCCCTCCCACGCCTTCCGCGCGGCCGTCCAGGCCGCTGGCCTCCCCCGCAGCCTGCCGGTCGTTTCCGCCGCCAAGGGCCTCGACCTCGAAACCTCCAGCCGCATGACCGAGGTCCTCCACGCGCTCGGCTACGACCCCGACCGGACCGGCGCCCTCTCGGGGCCAAACCTTGCCCACGAAATCATCCGTGGCCTCCCCGCAGCTGCCGTCATCGCAACGCCCGACCTCGAACTCGGCCGCGCGTGGCAAACGGCGCTCTCCGCCGGCGCCTTCCGGGTCTACGCCTCGACCGACGTGCTCGGCGTCGAGCTCGCCGGCGCGCTCAAGAATGTGATTGCCATTGCGGCCGGCGCCGCCTGGGGTCTCGGCTTCGGCGCCAACGCCGTCGCCGCCATCATGACCCGCGGCCTCGCCGAGATGACCCGCCTCGGCCTCGCGCTCGGTGCCGAAGTTGCGACCTTCAACGGCCTCGCCGGCGTCGGCGACCTCGCCGCAACCTGCTTCTCCCCCCTCTCCCGCAACCGTCGGTTCGGTGAACTGCTCGCCGCCGGTCGCACCCCGGCCGATGCCGTCGACGAGATTGGCGAAACTGTTGAAGGTGCCCACACCGCCCCAGTATCCCTCCGCCTCGCCGCCGCCGCGGGGGTCGAACTCCCCATCACCGCCGAAGTCGCTGCCGTCATCGGCGGGGAGCGCACCGTCCCCGAGGCGATGCTCCGGCTCCTCGGCCGGCCGCTCGCCCGCGAGGAGCTGCCCCGCCGCTGA
- a CDS encoding thiolase family protein — MGGLRGEAAIVGIAEFAPVRRPDRTWMGLEAYAELARLALEDAGFTHDDVDGLMTGHLADSGGLFAPGHLTEYLGIGSHFSEVVDLGGATGAGAVLRAAMAIEMGLCETALCIVHTLPRPKNPKGGGPTFRMGAWGSPMGEFDYPFGAVGQNYAYALIANRYAYEFGLTDRQRAKVAVDQRTNAMANPKAVFRDPIDIDDVLNSPVIVDPLHMLEIVMPCFGGAAVVVTSKEKAKRARHRPAYILGGGENTTHLSVTYDPSFTETPIKAAADRAFTMAGVKRSEIDLASLYDCYTITVLLTLEDAGFCGKGEAGKFVEEHDLTYRGDFPMNTHGGQLSFGQAGMAGGMSHITEACLQLTGRAGDRQLRRCDTVFVHGNGGLMSEQVSLILRGE, encoded by the coding sequence ATGGGGGGTTTGCGCGGCGAGGCCGCGATTGTGGGCATCGCGGAGTTTGCGCCGGTGCGGCGGCCGGACCGGACCTGGATGGGCCTGGAGGCGTACGCGGAGCTGGCGCGCCTGGCCCTGGAGGATGCCGGGTTCACGCACGATGATGTTGACGGGCTGATGACCGGTCACCTGGCGGACTCGGGCGGGCTATTCGCGCCGGGCCACCTGACGGAGTACCTGGGCATCGGTTCGCACTTTTCGGAGGTGGTGGACCTCGGGGGCGCCACGGGTGCCGGGGCGGTGCTGCGCGCGGCCATGGCGATCGAGATGGGCCTCTGCGAAACGGCGCTCTGCATTGTCCACACACTGCCGCGGCCGAAGAACCCGAAGGGCGGCGGGCCGACGTTCCGGATGGGGGCCTGGGGCTCACCGATGGGCGAGTTCGATTACCCGTTCGGGGCCGTGGGGCAGAACTACGCGTATGCGCTGATCGCAAACCGCTACGCCTACGAGTTCGGGCTCACCGACCGGCAGCGGGCCAAGGTGGCAGTTGACCAGCGGACGAATGCGATGGCGAACCCAAAGGCGGTGTTCCGCGACCCGATCGACATCGATGATGTGCTGAACTCGCCGGTGATTGTGGACCCGCTGCACATGCTGGAGATTGTGATGCCGTGCTTCGGCGGGGCAGCCGTCGTGGTGACGTCGAAGGAGAAGGCGAAGCGGGCGAGACACCGGCCGGCGTACATCCTCGGCGGGGGCGAGAACACGACGCACCTGTCGGTGACCTATGACCCGAGCTTCACCGAGACGCCGATCAAGGCGGCGGCGGACCGGGCCTTCACAATGGCGGGGGTGAAGCGTTCGGAGATTGACCTTGCTTCGCTGTACGACTGCTACACGATTACGGTGCTGCTGACGCTGGAAGACGCCGGGTTCTGCGGCAAGGGCGAGGCGGGGAAGTTCGTGGAGGAGCATGACCTGACCTACCGGGGCGACTTCCCCATGAACACGCACGGTGGTCAGCTCAGCTTCGGGCAGGCCGGGATGGCCGGCGGGATGTCGCATATCACCGAGGCGTGCCTGCAGCTGACGGGCCGGGCCGGCGACCGGCAGCTTCGCCGCTGCGACACGGTCTTCGTGCACGGCAATGGCGGTCTCATGAGCGAGCAGGTCTCGCTGATTCTGCGGGGGGAGTGA
- a CDS encoding CdaR family protein yields the protein MNGNHRRPSRHQAVRQVAGGILRSVREHWAQAAFSLVAAFAIWFVIQDVENPRVSVTFPDEGQPPSIVVTAENAGPYIVRENYSVRVVAEGRADDLAALTPSDFEARVDVRGMQPGVEEFRQVRVTSRRPGVRVLQVIPSQVRITLVEPATRELPVTIRRSGQLPAGFREDESATTVEPAVVTITGLPERVQAVQSVDLDVNLSGVKDQAYVVTGELVARSATGTVETVTINPPRATATIRIGQAFIQRTLPVVADVAGAPAPGYRIAAITIDPPAVTVSGERAVVNELNALATEKIDVTGARTELRLVRSLVPVPNVSLERRTVTVTIRFDPIDVSATLTVAPELQNLPAGLARDPSRPLAVEVRVTGPADIVAALKPSDIKAVVSLAGATAGTAAYPVTVTGPSGLKLEAPAAVTVSLIQVLP from the coding sequence ATGAACGGCAACCACCGCCGTCCGTCGCGCCACCAGGCCGTACGCCAGGTCGCTGGCGGCATCCTGCGCTCCGTCCGTGAACACTGGGCCCAGGCGGCCTTCAGCCTGGTGGCCGCATTCGCGATCTGGTTCGTCATCCAGGACGTCGAAAACCCCCGCGTCTCTGTCACCTTCCCCGATGAGGGACAGCCGCCGTCTATTGTCGTCACCGCCGAAAATGCCGGCCCCTACATTGTCCGGGAGAACTACTCCGTCCGCGTGGTGGCCGAAGGCCGCGCCGACGACCTCGCCGCGCTTACCCCTTCCGACTTCGAAGCCCGCGTCGATGTCCGCGGCATGCAACCCGGTGTGGAAGAATTTCGCCAGGTCCGCGTCACGAGCCGTCGGCCAGGCGTCCGCGTCCTCCAGGTCATCCCCTCCCAGGTCCGTATCACCCTCGTCGAACCCGCGACCCGCGAACTCCCGGTCACAATTCGCCGCTCCGGCCAGCTTCCCGCCGGCTTCCGCGAGGACGAGTCGGCCACCACTGTCGAACCGGCCGTCGTCACCATTACCGGCCTCCCCGAGCGGGTCCAGGCCGTCCAGTCCGTCGACCTCGACGTCAACCTCAGTGGCGTCAAAGACCAGGCCTACGTCGTGACCGGCGAGCTCGTTGCCCGCTCTGCTACCGGCACGGTCGAAACCGTGACCATCAACCCTCCCCGCGCTACCGCCACCATCCGCATCGGCCAGGCCTTCATCCAGCGCACCCTCCCGGTCGTGGCCGATGTCGCCGGCGCACCCGCACCGGGCTACCGCATTGCCGCCATCACGATTGACCCGCCGGCGGTGACCGTCTCCGGCGAGCGCGCCGTCGTCAACGAACTCAACGCCCTCGCGACCGAGAAAATCGACGTCACCGGGGCCCGGACCGAGCTCCGCCTCGTCCGCAGCCTCGTCCCCGTGCCCAACGTCTCCCTCGAACGGCGAACCGTCACCGTCACCATCCGGTTTGACCCGATCGACGTGTCAGCCACGCTCACAGTTGCGCCGGAGCTCCAGAACCTGCCAGCCGGCCTTGCCCGCGACCCCTCCCGTCCCCTTGCCGTTGAGGTCCGTGTCACCGGCCCCGCCGACATCGTCGCCGCGCTCAAACCCTCCGACATCAAGGCGGTAGTCTCCCTCGCTGGTGCCACAGCCGGCACCGCCGCCTATCCTGTAACCGTGACAGGTCCCTCCGGCCTCAAGCTCGAAGCTCCCGCAGCGGTCACCGTCTCGCTCATCCAGGTGCTCCCGTGA
- the argF gene encoding ornithine carbamoyltransferase, with translation MHTPRHLLSSADLSAEEIAYLLDLAAALKRRPQKVLVGKHLALLFEKASLRTRVSFEIAMDHLGAFTMYLDPREVGLGEREAIRDVSRVLARYVDIVAVRTYGQSIIEEYARFSSIPVINALTDEEHPCQALADLLTLREHMGDLRGRSLAFVGDGNNVSTSLVLTATALGMDVRIASPPGYQLPEWAISEASRRAAASGGSFRHTTDPVEAVRGAEALYTDVWTSMGQEREAERRKIDFAAYQLNAALVAHAKPGAFIMHDLPAHRGEEITDDVFESPSSIIFDQAENRVWAQAAVVAFLLGADRSIER, from the coding sequence ATGCATACCCCTCGCCATCTCCTCAGCTCCGCCGACCTCTCCGCCGAAGAGATTGCCTACCTCCTCGACCTCGCTGCCGCCCTCAAGCGCCGCCCACAGAAAGTCCTGGTAGGCAAGCACCTCGCGCTCCTCTTCGAAAAAGCCTCGCTCCGCACCCGCGTCAGCTTCGAAATCGCGATGGACCACCTCGGGGCCTTCACCATGTACCTCGACCCCCGCGAGGTCGGCCTCGGCGAACGCGAAGCCATCCGGGATGTCTCCCGCGTCCTCGCCCGCTACGTCGACATCGTCGCCGTCCGAACGTACGGCCAGTCCATCATCGAGGAGTACGCTCGGTTTTCGTCGATCCCCGTCATCAACGCACTGACCGACGAAGAGCACCCCTGCCAGGCGCTGGCCGACCTCCTCACCCTTCGCGAGCACATGGGCGACCTCCGCGGCCGCTCGCTCGCCTTCGTGGGCGACGGCAATAACGTCTCCACCAGCCTCGTCCTCACCGCCACCGCGCTCGGCATGGACGTCCGTATCGCCTCTCCGCCCGGCTATCAGCTCCCCGAGTGGGCCATCAGCGAGGCGTCCCGCAGAGCCGCAGCCAGCGGCGGCAGCTTCCGCCACACCACCGACCCGGTCGAAGCCGTCCGCGGTGCCGAGGCCCTGTATACCGACGTTTGGACCTCCATGGGCCAGGAGCGCGAGGCCGAGCGCCGCAAGATCGACTTCGCCGCCTACCAGCTCAACGCCGCCCTCGTCGCCCACGCGAAGCCCGGGGCGTTCATCATGCACGACCTCCCTGCCCACCGCGGCGAAGAAATTACCGACGACGTCTTCGAGTCGCCGTCGTCCATCATCTTCGACCAGGCCGAGAATCGCGTCTGGGCCCAGGCCGCCGTCGTGGCCTTCCTGCTCGGTGCCGACCGCAGCATCGAGCGCTGA
- a CDS encoding MFS transporter, whose translation MPSVSLPGADTTFRALRHRNYRLLWLGQTGHSATLWMDQVARAVLILDLTDSAVMLSLVIATRLAPILLFGLVAGAVADRYDKKRILMVTQCVSTACHLFIGIVAVTGLVEVWHVFLTAAVSGTAMAFNQPVRQSLIPRTVPPEDLLNAVALNSTALSFMRIGGGAIAGSLLLVLSVGSVYLVTAGIYLLVILTTLLMRFEADGSAGRRSEAGLFADLAEGFRYVAGQPVLFVVTGLSLILFVFGFPYQQVFVPLLATKTLDLGDSGVGFLAGATGVGAFAGSLFVAWKSNIARPGLQLMINMLIFGAALVAISLQANVWVTALLLAVAGSMTVTYMAFTNGILLSNSRPEMHGRVMSLLSLDRGLIPLGAILAGALVEALGIRPGLFTLGAAIIAMSGLVLLLFGRRLAEIRSDGAVRGHGPSSPPREHGTAPDTGPARQELPRRL comes from the coding sequence GTGCCGTCGGTCTCTCTCCCCGGCGCGGATACCACCTTCCGCGCCCTCCGCCATCGCAACTACCGCCTCCTCTGGCTCGGCCAAACCGGTCACTCCGCAACCCTCTGGATGGACCAGGTCGCCCGCGCCGTCCTCATCCTCGACCTGACCGACTCCGCGGTCATGCTCTCCCTCGTAATCGCCACCCGCCTCGCCCCCATCCTCCTCTTCGGCCTCGTCGCCGGGGCCGTCGCCGACCGCTACGACAAAAAGCGCATCCTGATGGTCACCCAGTGCGTCTCCACCGCCTGCCACCTCTTTATCGGTATCGTGGCGGTCACCGGCCTGGTCGAAGTCTGGCACGTCTTCCTCACCGCGGCCGTCTCCGGTACGGCCATGGCCTTCAACCAGCCTGTCCGCCAGTCGCTCATCCCCCGGACCGTCCCGCCTGAGGACCTCCTCAATGCCGTGGCTCTGAACTCCACGGCGCTTAGCTTCATGCGCATCGGCGGCGGCGCCATCGCCGGCAGCCTCCTCCTCGTGCTCAGCGTCGGCAGCGTCTATCTCGTCACCGCCGGCATCTACCTCCTCGTCATCCTCACCACCCTCCTCATGCGCTTCGAGGCCGACGGCTCCGCAGGCCGCCGCAGCGAAGCCGGGCTCTTCGCTGACCTCGCTGAGGGCTTCCGCTACGTCGCCGGTCAGCCGGTGCTTTTCGTGGTCACCGGCCTCTCCCTCATCCTTTTCGTCTTCGGATTCCCGTACCAGCAGGTGTTCGTGCCGCTTCTCGCAACGAAAACCCTCGACCTCGGCGATTCCGGCGTCGGCTTCCTGGCCGGTGCCACCGGTGTCGGCGCCTTCGCGGGGTCGCTCTTCGTCGCCTGGAAATCGAACATCGCTCGCCCGGGCCTCCAGCTGATGATCAACATGCTCATCTTCGGCGCCGCCCTCGTCGCCATCTCCCTCCAGGCGAACGTCTGGGTCACTGCCCTGCTCCTGGCAGTCGCCGGCAGCATGACGGTCACCTACATGGCGTTCACCAACGGCATCCTGCTCTCGAACAGCCGGCCCGAGATGCACGGCCGGGTCATGTCGCTCCTCAGCCTCGACCGCGGACTCATCCCGCTTGGCGCCATCCTCGCCGGTGCGCTTGTGGAGGCGCTCGGCATCCGCCCCGGCCTCTTCACCCTGGGTGCCGCCATCATCGCGATGAGCGGACTCGTGCTCCTTCTCTTCGGACGGCGCCTGGCCGAGATCCGTTCAGATGGCGCCGTCCGCGGCCACGGACCTTCCTCCCCGCCGCGCGAGCACGGTACCGCTCCGGACACAGGCCCTGCCCGCCAGGAACTGCCCCGCAGGCTTTGA
- the der gene encoding ribosome biogenesis GTPase Der yields the protein MTATDVLPRVVIVGRPNVGKSSLFNRVLGERRAIVEDEPGTTRDRLEADVEWLDRRFRLIDTGGYETNEQNVYAPLIMGQVQQAINTAAVVIFVVDARDGLTASDYDMAEVVRRAQKPTILVANKADNEARELTGIAEASALGFGEPLPVSALHDVNVRTMLDMVVALLPDIPLIPESDRTRVAIIGRPNVGKSMLVNAILGQERVIVSDVAGTTRDAIDTEIDTPEGSFVLIDTAGVRRPGKLGTGVERHSVLRTTRAVERCDVAVLVVDGTEGVTAQDTHIAGIAVENAKGLVIAVNKIDLWDDPAERKAWAERQMRSRIRFVPWALYTFISALERRGLSELLQLVQTAREARRRRIPTPELNAVLARAIREHVPPLVHNKRFKLFYATQAGIDPPTFVLFVNDPELVHFSYRRYLERAIREAADFEGTAIKLVFRARSGDDSRS from the coding sequence GTGACCGCCACCGATGTCCTCCCGCGCGTCGTCATCGTCGGCCGCCCCAATGTCGGCAAGTCGTCGCTCTTCAACCGTGTCCTTGGTGAGCGCCGCGCCATCGTCGAAGATGAGCCCGGCACCACCCGCGACCGCCTCGAAGCCGATGTCGAGTGGCTCGACCGCCGGTTCCGCCTCATCGACACCGGCGGCTACGAGACGAACGAGCAGAACGTCTATGCCCCGCTCATCATGGGCCAGGTCCAGCAGGCCATCAACACGGCCGCCGTCGTCATCTTCGTCGTCGATGCGCGCGACGGCCTCACCGCGAGCGACTACGACATGGCCGAGGTCGTTCGGCGTGCACAGAAACCGACGATCCTGGTCGCCAACAAGGCCGACAACGAGGCCCGCGAACTCACCGGCATCGCCGAGGCGTCGGCCCTCGGCTTCGGCGAGCCGCTCCCTGTCAGCGCCCTCCACGACGTCAACGTCCGCACCATGCTCGACATGGTGGTCGCTCTCCTCCCCGATATCCCCCTCATCCCTGAGTCCGACCGCACCCGTGTCGCCATCATCGGCCGCCCGAACGTCGGCAAGTCGATGCTCGTCAACGCCATCCTCGGCCAGGAGCGGGTCATCGTTTCCGACGTCGCTGGAACGACCCGCGACGCCATCGACACCGAAATCGACACCCCGGAGGGGTCCTTCGTCCTCATCGATACCGCCGGTGTCCGCCGCCCGGGCAAACTCGGCACCGGTGTCGAGCGCCATTCGGTCCTCCGTACCACCCGCGCCGTCGAACGGTGCGACGTCGCCGTCCTCGTGGTCGACGGCACCGAGGGCGTCACCGCCCAGGATACCCACATCGCCGGCATCGCCGTCGAGAACGCCAAGGGGCTCGTCATCGCCGTCAACAAGATTGACCTCTGGGACGACCCCGCCGAGCGAAAGGCGTGGGCCGAGCGCCAAATGCGAAGCCGCATCCGGTTCGTCCCCTGGGCGCTCTACACCTTCATCTCCGCGCTCGAACGCCGGGGCCTCTCAGAGCTCCTCCAGCTCGTCCAGACAGCCCGCGAAGCCCGCCGCCGCCGCATCCCCACCCCGGAGCTCAATGCAGTCCTCGCACGCGCCATCCGCGAACACGTTCCCCCGCTCGTCCACAACAAGCGGTTCAAGCTCTTCTATGCCACCCAGGCCGGCATCGACCCGCCAACCTTCGTCCTCTTCGTCAACGACCCCGAACTCGTCCACTTCAGCTACCGCCGCTACCTCGAACGCGCCATCCGCGAGGCCGCAGATTTCGAAGGCACCGCCATCAAGCTGGTCTTCAGAGCCCGTTCGGGCGATGATTCCCGGTCGTGA
- the plsY gene encoding glycerol-3-phosphate 1-O-acyltransferase PlsY has product MIDYVLNALLGYILGSLPWGLIVGYLATGRDIRESGSGKTGTTNVLRTAGKVPAVIVMVLDIAKGAVPALVGRYVFDSNEVAAVGAGAAIVGHVWPVFAGFRGGRGVASTYGGILGLAPGISLLFPLIGAVLVGATRYVSFMSVVGVPICAAIICGLAIAGKTDPAFAWYALFATALVEYKHIPNIRRLLNGTEPRIGQGGDRPATG; this is encoded by the coding sequence GTGATCGACTACGTCCTCAACGCGCTGCTCGGCTACATCCTTGGCTCCCTCCCCTGGGGCCTCATCGTCGGCTACCTCGCGACCGGCCGCGATATCCGCGAGTCCGGCAGCGGGAAAACCGGCACCACCAACGTTCTCCGCACCGCCGGAAAGGTCCCTGCGGTCATCGTCATGGTCCTGGATATCGCCAAGGGTGCCGTCCCGGCGCTCGTCGGCCGCTACGTGTTCGACAGCAACGAGGTGGCGGCTGTCGGCGCTGGCGCCGCCATCGTCGGCCACGTGTGGCCGGTCTTCGCCGGCTTTCGCGGCGGCCGCGGCGTCGCCAGCACCTACGGAGGCATCCTCGGCCTCGCCCCCGGCATCTCACTCCTCTTCCCGCTCATCGGCGCCGTCCTCGTGGGGGCAACCCGTTACGTCTCGTTCATGTCCGTCGTCGGCGTCCCGATCTGCGCGGCCATCATCTGCGGCCTCGCCATCGCCGGGAAGACCGACCCTGCCTTCGCCTGGTACGCCCTCTTCGCCACCGCGCTCGTCGAATACAAGCACATCCCCAACATCCGGCGCCTCCTGAACGGCACCGAGCCCCGCATCGGCCAGGGCGGCGACCGCCCCGCAACCGGCTGA
- the cdaA gene encoding diadenylate cyclase CdaA — MLQPGHLRDVLEQFTFSSAVDVLLIAVLIYAALRLLSGTRAMTQLRGVIALFLVFVVLGRALDLVVINYLVEHSVTALLVGAVIIFQPEIRRALDRLGRTGLSGWFRTAEYGDVIDAVSRAAGRLSVAHHGAIIVIERETGLQDVIETGVPVDARVSPELLTSIFFPNSPLHDMAVVIRDQRVVAAGCVLPLASDPADRNLGTRHRAALGITEATDALAVVVSEETGEISVALNGRLTPVPDERRLRAVLEWVLEPQTAEPPPVAPTGARV; from the coding sequence ATGCTCCAACCCGGTCACCTTCGCGACGTCCTCGAGCAGTTCACCTTCAGCAGCGCGGTCGATGTGCTGCTCATCGCCGTACTCATCTACGCTGCCCTCCGCCTCCTGAGCGGCACCCGGGCGATGACCCAGCTCCGCGGCGTTATCGCTCTCTTCCTCGTTTTTGTCGTCCTCGGCCGCGCCCTCGACCTCGTCGTCATCAACTACCTCGTCGAGCACTCGGTCACCGCGCTCCTCGTCGGCGCGGTCATCATCTTCCAGCCCGAAATTCGCAGAGCGCTCGACCGCCTCGGCCGCACCGGCCTATCCGGCTGGTTCCGCACCGCCGAATACGGTGACGTCATCGATGCCGTCTCCAGGGCCGCCGGCCGTCTCTCCGTCGCCCATCATGGCGCCATCATCGTCATCGAGCGCGAAACCGGCCTCCAGGATGTCATCGAAACCGGCGTCCCCGTCGATGCCCGCGTCTCTCCGGAGCTCCTCACCAGCATCTTCTTCCCCAACTCGCCGCTCCACGATATGGCCGTCGTTATCCGTGACCAGCGCGTGGTTGCTGCCGGCTGCGTCCTCCCCCTCGCATCCGACCCGGCCGACCGCAACCTCGGCACCCGCCACCGGGCCGCCCTCGGCATCACCGAGGCCACCGATGCCCTCGCCGTCGTTGTCTCGGAGGAGACCGGCGAAATCAGCGTCGCCCTCAACGGCCGCCTCACCCCCGTGCCCGATGAGCGCCGTCTTCGGGCCGTGCTCGAATGGGTGCTCGAGCCCCAAACCGCCGAACCACCCCCTGTTGCGCCGACTGGAGCCCGGGTATGA
- a CDS encoding Zn-ribbon domain-containing OB-fold protein, producing MPKYRTTTEPLPVPTPITQPFWDGTRQHRLLLQRCEAGHMIFYPRSHCPRCLSNRLEWVEASGRGTLYSYTVARRPTSPDFEHDVPFVIAVVELDEGPRMTSRLVEVDPDAVRIGMRLEVVFDDVTEEITLPYFRPAAS from the coding sequence ATGCCGAAGTATCGGACGACGACTGAACCGCTACCCGTGCCGACCCCGATTACGCAACCGTTCTGGGACGGGACGCGGCAGCACCGGCTGCTGCTCCAGCGGTGCGAGGCGGGGCACATGATCTTCTACCCGCGGTCGCACTGCCCAAGGTGCCTCTCGAACCGGCTCGAATGGGTTGAGGCTTCGGGAAGGGGCACGCTGTACAGCTACACGGTGGCGCGGCGGCCGACATCGCCGGACTTCGAGCATGATGTGCCGTTCGTCATTGCAGTTGTTGAACTGGATGAGGGGCCGCGGATGACCTCGCGCCTCGTGGAGGTGGACCCCGACGCGGTGCGGATCGGGATGCGGCTGGAGGTGGTGTTCGACGACGTGACGGAGGAGATTACGCTGCCGTACTTCCGGCCCGCTGCCAGCTGA
- a CDS encoding exodeoxyribonuclease III, which produces MATLTICSWNVNGLRSVLKSGHLEAWLKTTAPDIAGFQEVKATPDQVDEEPWTALGYRSWWHPAQRAGYSGALLLSKPEPLEVRLGLGIERFDIEGRVIQADYPEFTLLTSYYPNAGRGEDRLAYKLEFYEAFLAHVNHLRDQGRSLVFMGDFNIAHTEMDVARPQEAAKGTGFLPEERAWITRIIENGYVDTFRALHPDQRDAYTYWDPWRERRARNVGWRIDYVFVSQDLMPRVRRAFIQPEVMGSDHCPVGIELDL; this is translated from the coding sequence GTGGCGACCCTCACCATCTGCTCCTGGAACGTCAACGGCCTCCGCTCCGTACTCAAGAGCGGCCATCTCGAAGCGTGGCTCAAGACCACCGCTCCCGACATCGCCGGCTTCCAGGAAGTCAAAGCAACGCCCGACCAGGTCGACGAAGAGCCGTGGACTGCTCTCGGCTACCGGTCGTGGTGGCATCCCGCACAGCGCGCGGGCTACAGCGGTGCGCTCCTGCTTTCGAAACCCGAGCCGCTCGAAGTCCGCCTCGGACTCGGTATCGAACGATTCGATATCGAAGGGCGCGTTATCCAGGCCGACTACCCGGAGTTCACCCTGCTGACATCCTACTACCCCAATGCCGGCCGTGGCGAGGACCGCCTCGCATACAAGCTCGAGTTCTACGAAGCCTTCCTCGCGCACGTGAACCACCTCCGCGACCAGGGGCGTTCGCTCGTTTTCATGGGCGACTTCAACATCGCTCACACCGAAATGGATGTCGCCCGCCCGCAGGAGGCGGCCAAGGGCACCGGCTTCCTCCCCGAAGAGCGCGCCTGGATTACCCGTATCATCGAAAACGGCTACGTCGATACCTTTCGCGCCCTGCACCCCGACCAGCGTGACGCCTACACCTACTGGGACCCCTGGCGCGAGCGACGCGCCCGCAACGTCGGCTGGCGTATCGACTACGTCTTCGTCAGCCAGGACCTCATGCCGCGGGTCCGCCGCGCATTCATCCAGCCCGAGGTCATGGGCTCCGACCACTGCCCGGTCGGCATCGAACTCGACCTTTAA